In a genomic window of Rhopalosiphum maidis isolate BTI-1 chromosome 4, ASM367621v3, whole genome shotgun sequence:
- the LOC113558164 gene encoding cytochrome P450 4g15-like → MASKIGEINTALAFLDYAFQEFQTILDQIVAIENASNEADESANLSTDLSASFKAFSIATIWSRMSIRIGFFKSSKTVDVPNYIIFLFSQYLKLKGDFNVINTLQKLPLKDQVYHEIYDILGDDDETINNMVLPKGTTCYLCPLATHRDSVSYPYSNSFDPENFDIENIAKRHKKSFIGFSGNPRGCIGSKYTMLSMKVLLSTFLRNFSIHTDYTFNDIKLKLDLLLRSANGYPVTIRRRNRRPINKLND, encoded by the exons ATGGCCTCCAAAATCGGCGAAATCAATACGGCCCTAGCGTTCTTGGACTACGCATTCCAGGAATTCCAGACCATTCTGGACCAGATTGTAGCAATCGAAAACGCCTCGAACGAAGCTGACGAATCAGCAAACTTGTCAACGGACTTGTCAGCTTCATTCAAGGCGTTTTCGATTGCTACGATCTGGTCCAGGATG agcATCAGAATTGGATTCTTTAAAAGTAGCAAAACCGTGGATGTacccaattatattatatttttattttcacaatatcTGAAACTGAAAGGAGATTTCAATGTAATTAATACCTTACAAAAATTACCGTTAAAA gatCAAGTTTATCATGAAATTTACGACATATTAGGTGACGACGATGAAACAATTA ataatATGGTTCTGCCAAAAGGAACCACGTGTTACTTATGTCCATTAGCCACTCATCGTGATTCGGTATCGTATCcatattctaatagttttgatCCGGAAAACTtcgatattgaaaatattgcaaaacggcataaaaaaagttttatcggTTTTAGCGGTAACCCAAGAGGTTGTATTG GATCTAAGTATACTATGCTGTCAATGAAAGTTCTGCTATCTACATTCTTGCGAAACTTCAGTATCCATACGGATTATACATTTAACGACATCAAATTGAAATTAGATTTGTTATTGAGAAGTGCTAATGGTTATCCTGTAACTATTCGAAGAAGAAATAGGagaccaataaataaattaaatgactaa
- the LOC113556448 gene encoding cytochrome P450 4C1-like gives MKNIIQSLRDTRLTTSELLVYHAIFFFVVIWCRFKWIRRNFERVATKMIGPSGYPFIGSSFDFIGTSEQVMEKILKLDNKYSPGPFKIWVGPYFGVIIIKPEDVQSVLNNSKALQKDRFYDFIKNIFGEGLLTAPIHKWRKHRRLITPSFNSTLLSQFFPVFNEKNQILIKNLKKELGKTTPFDLWDYIAPTTLNLICQTAMGYNLDNQSQHGSEFEKAMIKASELDSLRIKSPWLYSNFMFKLYLKLKGHSNVFNTLYKLPLKMIQEKRDAFTQRKILNKPSATNITDNEKKKLKVFLDTLFELNEAGANFSDDDIKDEVVTMMIGGSETSAITICFSLLLLAIYPDIQNKVYDEIYEIFHDDDETITVEDTTKLVYLEQVLKETLRLFPVLPLIFRELQDNVKIVSDDHILPKGTTCIISILGTHHFSELYPNPWKFNPDNFDPENVASRHKYSFIAFSGGPRGCIGSKYAMLSMKVAMSTFLRNYSVHTHYTLDDIKLKLDLLLRSANGYPVTIQKRDRRPTYIRNKKL, from the exons atgaaaaatattatacagtcatTAAGAGATACTCGATTGACAACTTCAGAGTTACTTGTTTACCAtgcaattttcttttttgttgttatttggtGTCGTTTTAAATGGATCCGCAGAAATTTTGAAAGAGTGGCCACAAAAATGATAGGACCTAGTGGGTACCCATTCATTGGCTCATCATTCGACTTTATTGGAACATCCGAAC aggtcatggaaaaaatacttaaattagacAATAAATACAGTCCTGGACCGTTTAAAATATGGGTGGGTCCATATTTtggagtaattattattaaaccagAGGATgtacaa TCTGTGTTGAATAATTCAAAAGCTCTACAGAAAGATcgtttttacgattttattaagaatattttcggAGAAGGATTGTTAACTGCCCCTA ttcataaATGGCGGAAACATCGTCGTCTTATTACACCCTCATTTAACTCCACTCTTCTTAGTCAGTTTTTCCCTGTATTTAACGAAAAAAACCAAATcctaattaagaatttaaagaaaGAATTAGGTAAGACGACACCATTTGATCTCTGGGATTACATTGCACCAACAactcttaatttaatttgtc aaactGCAATGGGTTATAATCTTGACAACCAATCACAACATGGTTCCGAATTTGAGAAAGCCatgataaa agcaTCAGAACTGGATTCATTAAGGATAAAAAGCCCGTGGTTATATTCAAACTTTATGTTTAAACTATATCTAAAACTTAAGGGACATTCCAATGTATTTAATACGTTGTACAAGTTACCATTAAAA atGATCCAGGAAAAAAGAGATGCCTTTACACAgaggaaaatattaaataagccaAGTGCCACGAATATTACAGATAATGAAA aaaaaaaattaaaagtatttttggaCACATTATTTGAATTGAACGAAGCTGGAGCTAACTTCTCCGACGATGACATTAAGGACGAAGTTGTGACCATGATGATAGGc ggTAGTGAAACTAGTGCTATTACAATCTGCTTTAGTCTTTTATTGTTGGCCATTTACCCCGATATCCAA aataaagtTTACGACGAGATTTATGAGATATTTCATGATGATGATGAAACAATTACTGTAGAAGACACTACTAAACTGGTGTATTTGGAACAAGTACTAAAGGAAACACTTCGATTATTCCCTGTATTGCCTTTGATATTTAGAGAACTTCAAGACAACGTTAAAATTG tttcagACGATCACATACTACCAAAAGGAACGacatgtattatatctatattaggCACACATCATTTTTCTGAATTATATCCAAACCCTTGGAAATTTAATCCCGATAATTTCGATCCTGAAAATGTTGCTAGTCGCCATAAGTATAGCTTTATAGCTTTCAGTGGTGGCCCAAGAGGTTGCATAG gaTCCAAGTATGCAATGTTGTCTATGAAAGTTGCAATGTCTACGTTCTTGCGGAACTACAGCGTACATACACACTATACACTTGatgacataaaattaaaattagatttattattaagaagtGCTAATGGTTATCCCGTCACAATCCAAAAAAGAGATAGAAGACCTACATACATACGAAATAAGAAATTGTAa